The following are from one region of the Cloacibacterium sp. TD35 genome:
- a CDS encoding efflux RND transporter periplasmic adaptor subunit, whose amino-acid sequence MRKIIIFTMLLFGLTACDKVKFWEDKHSAEAAMHTYTCPMHPEVISDKPGKCPKCGMDLVLKDAPEKKEEGIKLDDLLKPTNEFVVSEQPVIKVKRENIPTTVDALGTVEYDTRQIGSISSRVAGRIEKLYVRYKYQKVSKGQRILDIYSPELLTAQQNLLFVIKNDRSNKTMIDASRQKLLLLGMPASQIEKVIQRGKPDLTVPVFSNYSGHIQQAGSAGSMGSSPQSAPAMASNNAVTAELPLKEGMYLQKGQNIFSVYNPNRTWALINIFSEDIALVSKGQSVMIIPEANPDNRFKGTIGFIEPFFRQGSKTVTARVYFDNSTAKIPVGSQVKAEIMSHNRMADWLPKSAVVSLGIDKIAFKKVEGGFIAHKVVTGAVVGDKIQIVSGLLPEDGVAENAQYLMDSESFIKINR is encoded by the coding sequence ATGAGAAAAATTATAATATTCACTATGCTTTTATTTGGTTTGACGGCGTGTGACAAAGTTAAGTTCTGGGAAGATAAGCACTCGGCAGAAGCTGCAATGCATACTTATACCTGTCCGATGCACCCGGAAGTGATTTCAGACAAACCCGGCAAATGTCCCAAATGTGGGATGGATTTGGTCCTGAAAGATGCCCCTGAAAAAAAGGAAGAGGGGATTAAACTCGACGATCTGTTGAAACCAACCAATGAATTTGTAGTGTCGGAACAGCCCGTAATAAAAGTAAAAAGAGAAAACATACCCACCACGGTTGATGCTTTAGGGACGGTAGAATACGATACTCGACAGATTGGTAGTATTTCCTCACGCGTTGCGGGCCGTATCGAGAAACTCTATGTGCGGTATAAATATCAGAAAGTGTCCAAAGGCCAGCGTATTTTAGATATTTACAGCCCGGAACTTTTAACAGCACAGCAAAACCTGCTCTTCGTTATTAAAAATGACCGCTCAAACAAAACGATGATTGATGCCTCACGCCAGAAACTCCTTCTTTTGGGAATGCCGGCTTCACAGATTGAGAAAGTCATCCAGCGAGGGAAACCTGATCTCACAGTTCCGGTTTTCAGCAATTACAGCGGACACATTCAGCAGGCAGGATCGGCAGGAAGCATGGGGTCATCACCACAATCTGCACCCGCAATGGCTTCAAATAACGCGGTCACCGCAGAACTACCGCTGAAGGAAGGAATGTATCTTCAAAAAGGACAGAATATTTTCAGTGTCTACAATCCCAACAGAACCTGGGCTCTGATCAATATTTTCTCTGAAGACATCGCACTGGTCAGCAAAGGACAGTCAGTCATGATCATCCCAGAAGCCAATCCGGATAACCGCTTCAAAGGAACCATCGGTTTTATTGAACCCTTTTTCAGGCAGGGCAGCAAAACCGTAACGGCGCGCGTCTATTTTGATAATTCCACCGCAAAAATTCCTGTCGGAAGTCAGGTTAAAGCGGAGATTATGAGCCACAACAGAATGGCAGACTGGCTGCCGAAATCAGCGGTGGTTTCTTTAGGGATTGATAAAATCGCGTTCAAAAAAGTAGAAGGCGGTTTTATTGCCCACAAGGTTGTTACCGGCGCGGTGGTAGGCGATAAAATTCAGATCGTCAGTGGTTTGCTTCCTGAAGATGGAGTTGCCGAAAATGCACAGTACCTGATGGACAGCGAAAGTTTCATAAAAATTAACAGATAA
- a CDS encoding heme-binding domain-containing protein has product MIGWLAVLVVAIVLVIQVIPVERNVSTVQPGQSFEKTEKVPANVAAILKVSCYDCHSNNTRYPWYSVLQPGAWFMIRHIKKGKEELNFDEFNNYSKRRKKAKIKSIISQIEKDEMPLKSYLLLHSDSKLTAEERKMLLDFFTSRTNPQ; this is encoded by the coding sequence ATGATAGGTTGGCTGGCGGTGCTAGTGGTGGCTATTGTTTTAGTCATTCAGGTCATACCGGTGGAGCGTAATGTCTCCACCGTTCAGCCAGGTCAAAGTTTTGAAAAAACCGAAAAGGTGCCCGCCAACGTGGCTGCAATCCTTAAAGTTTCCTGCTATGACTGTCATTCAAATAATACCCGTTATCCCTGGTATTCGGTATTACAGCCGGGCGCGTGGTTCATGATCCGGCATATTAAAAAAGGCAAAGAAGAACTCAATTTTGATGAGTTCAATAACTATTCAAAAAGACGTAAAAAAGCAAAAATAAAAAGCATCATCAGCCAGATTGAGAAAGACGAAATGCCTTTAAAATCTTATCTACTGTTGCACAGTGATTCCAAATTAACAGCAGAGGAAAGAAAGATGCTGTTAGATTTTTTTACTTCAAGAACAAACCCACAATAA
- a CDS encoding efflux RND transporter periplasmic adaptor subunit, with protein sequence MKFNILMLALLVFLYSCKKEEDPHAGHDTYYTCSMHPQVVSDKPGKCPICHMDLVPVEKKKNADPNEIVLNDEQVKLGNIKTVALSDGSMADKLTLTGTLNFNQYQMQAVSSRVMGRVERLYYKNIGDFVPKGAPLVDIYSEELNNAKQEYLLALERRKLFVGNTSIDFDQLLQSSRNKLYLWGMSESQIKQLERSGKATPTTTVFSNAAGYITDLSIAEGDYLAEGGTIVNLADLSSLWAEAQVYSSQMALLQKDSKVTVYIPDLDNLKINGKVDFTNPEISASSRINLVRISVPNKGNMLKPGMPVYVLVENKSRDGLSMPVDAVIRDGKSSTVWVKTAKNTFVNRMVETGLEYEDRIEITSGIKAGDEVVVSGAYLLNSEYIFKKGVDPMAGHDMSTM encoded by the coding sequence ATGAAATTTAATATTTTAATGCTGGCCTTGCTGGTTTTTCTTTACTCCTGTAAAAAGGAGGAAGATCCGCATGCCGGCCACGATACCTACTACACCTGTTCCATGCACCCGCAGGTAGTCTCCGATAAACCCGGAAAATGCCCCATTTGTCACATGGATTTGGTGCCTGTGGAGAAGAAAAAGAATGCGGATCCTAACGAAATTGTTTTGAATGACGAGCAGGTTAAACTTGGGAATATCAAAACAGTCGCGCTATCTGATGGGTCTATGGCCGACAAACTTACCCTGACTGGAACACTCAATTTTAATCAGTACCAAATGCAGGCAGTAAGTTCCAGAGTAATGGGCAGAGTTGAACGGTTGTATTATAAAAACATTGGCGATTTTGTTCCGAAGGGGGCGCCGTTGGTCGATATTTACAGTGAAGAACTCAATAATGCAAAGCAGGAATATTTGCTGGCATTAGAAAGACGCAAACTGTTTGTCGGCAATACTTCCATTGATTTTGATCAGTTGCTCCAAAGTTCCCGCAACAAGCTTTATTTATGGGGAATGTCCGAAAGCCAGATCAAACAGTTGGAAAGATCAGGAAAAGCCACGCCAACCACTACCGTGTTCAGCAATGCAGCCGGGTACATCACCGATCTGAGCATTGCCGAAGGCGATTATCTTGCGGAAGGCGGCACCATCGTGAATCTGGCAGACCTTTCATCGCTGTGGGCGGAGGCGCAGGTTTATTCCTCTCAAATGGCTCTCCTTCAGAAAGACAGCAAGGTCACCGTATATATTCCCGATCTGGATAATTTGAAGATTAATGGGAAGGTTGATTTTACAAACCCTGAAATAAGCGCCTCCAGCAGGATAAATCTGGTTCGCATTTCCGTGCCCAACAAAGGAAACATGCTGAAACCCGGCATGCCGGTATATGTTCTTGTGGAAAACAAATCACGTGATGGACTTTCAATGCCTGTAGATGCGGTGATCAGGGATGGGAAATCCTCCACCGTCTGGGTGAAAACAGCGAAGAACACTTTCGTAAACAGAATGGTGGAAACAGGTCTGGAATATGAAGACAGAATAGAAATCACATCCGGAATTAAGGCGGGGGACGAAGTAGTGGTTTCCGGGGCCTATCTGCTGAACAGTGAATACATATTCAAGAAAGGGGTTGATCCCATGGCGGGTCACGATATGAGCACAATGTAA